Genomic DNA from Desulfuromonas versatilis:
GGCGTGGAGGTGCTGGCCTACAAGAGCCTGGTGTCGCCGAGGGAGAACCGGGTCGGCGAGCGGATTCCGGTCCTGCTATAATTCTCGGACTCCTGACTCCTGACTCCTGACTCCTGACTCCTGACTCCTGACTCCTGACTCCTGACTCCTGACTCCTGACTCCTGACTCCTGACTCCTGACTCCTGGTTTCCCATGCGCGCCGTCGGCCTGATCACCGAATACAACCCCTTCCACAACGGCCATCTCCACCACCTGCAGCGGAGCAAATCTGTCGCGGATGCGGAAGTCGCCGTGGCGGTGATGAGCGGGCATTTTCTGCAGCGCGGCGAGCCGGCGCTGGTCGACAAGTGGGTGCGCACCGAGATGGCCCTGGCCGCCGGCGTCGACCTGGTGCTGGAGCTCCCCTTTCCCTTCGCCTGCAACAGCGCCCCCTACTTCGCCCAAGGCGCGGTGCAGGCCCTCGATGCCCTGGGCGGGGTGGAGAGCGTCTGCTTCGGCAGCGAATCGGGGGAACTGGGCACGCTGGAGGGCTGCGCCCAGCTGCTGCTCGACCAGGAAGAAACGCTCGCCGGGCGGACCGGGGAGCTGCTGCGTACCGGGGTCGGCTACCCGGAGGCCCGGGCCCGGGCCTCCGGCGAACTCTCCCCATCCCCCGCGATTGGCGACCTGCTCGCCACCCCCAACAACATCCTCGGCATCGAATACCTCAAGGCCCTGCGCGCCACCGGCAGCGCCATCCGCCCCCTGACCATCCCGCGCATCGGCGCCGGTTATCACGACGTGGAGGCGGTGGGCGAAATCGCCAGCGCCACCGGAATCCGCCGGATGGTGGACGCCGGGACGCCGGTCGAGGCATTTATCCCCTCGACCTGCCGGGCGCCGCTGCTGCAGGCACTCGCCGAGGGGCGGTGCCTGGATACCGAGAGCCTGCACCGGCTGCTGCTGGCCCGGCTGTTTCGCGGTGCCGAATCGCTGCGCGGGCTCTATCAGCTGGAGGAGGGGATCGAGACCCGCCTGGTCGAGGCTGCCGAGTCCAGCACCGGCTACGACGGACTGGTGGGGAGCGCCAGGCCCCGCCAGTTCACCCGGACCCGCATCCAGCGCCTCCTGGCCTACCTGCTCAACGAGGTGAGCGCGGCGCAAATGGCGGATTTTCTGGCGTGCGGCCCGCTCTACCTGCACCTGCTGGGCAGCAGCGCAAAAGGACGGGAGTTCCTGAGCGCCAACCGCAAGCAGTTCGCCCTGCCGCTGGTGCAGAACTATTCGCGGGTGCGGGCGATTCTCAAACGCCACTATGGGAGCAGAAGCCAAGCCTTCCGGGTGGCCGAAGCGATGCTGGAGCTGGAGCTGCGCGCCACGCGCAACTACACCCTGCTGATGCGCCGCTGGCCGGGAGGGCACCGCAATCGGGATTTTTTCGAGCCGGTGCGTTTCGGCTGAGGACCAAATTGAAAAAGCCGGGGCGTTTCCGCTCCGGCTTTTTTCGTCTGTTTCCCCGGGGACAGGCTATTTCTTCGCCTTTTTCTTCATCTCGAACCCCACCAGCGTTTCGGGGGTGACTACCCGGAAGGTGAAGGATTCGGTCATGAACAGGTGAATCTCCTCGGCGGTGTGATGGTGGTAGCCGATGGCGAAGTCCTGCCCCACGGTCAGCTCCAGGTCGCCGCCGCGGGCGGCGGCGAGCAGCGCCCCCTTCACCGTGTTGGAGTAGATCACCTGGCCGCCCAGCTGCATCTCCAGCAGGCTGCGCAGGGTCCCACCGGGGGTGCTGCGGGCGAGAAACTTCCAGACCTCGGGGCTCACCACCAGGTTGGCGCCACCTTCCACCCCCTCGCGCAGCAGCCGGGCCTGGCCTTCGGAGACGGCGTCGACCAGGGCGTCCATCTCCAGCTCCAGCGGCAGCTGCGGGCCGGGAACCTCGGCCTGCAGCCCCTTGATCCCTGCCGGGCCGAAACCGTGATACACCGCCTGCTCCTCGAAATCGGCCATCTGCCGGGCCGCCTCCACCAGAGTGTCGAGCTGAAAGTCCTTGGCGCCGCGCTCGATATTGTCCAGCTCCCACTGCTTGACCACGAAGCTCACCCGGGTCTCGACCAGCGGCAGCACCTGGTTCACCCCGTAGCGGACCCCCCCGGGCTTCTGCTCGGCGGGGATCTGCAACCTGCCGAGGTTCACGCAGGGGTGGGCGATGCCGTAAGGACCATCCAGGTCGACGAACTTGCGCGCCGAGAGGTTGGCGGCCAGGGCTTCGCGGGCCATGGTGTCGATTTCCGCCCAAGCCTTGGGGGTGATGGGGGCCAGTTCACGTCTGAGCAGGTTCATATGGTCGCTCCTTGTCAGGGTTTGTTCTTCAGGCTGCCGACACCGAGGCCGCTGGCCGTATTATCCGCGGCCGGCGCCGCCGACTCCGCGGCGGCCTGGCCGCCGAGAAACTCGGTTTCCACTTCGGCGGCGCCCTGCTGGTAGAACATCTCCTCTTCGGGCTCCAGCTCCTTCAGCAGCCGCAGGAACTCGCCGGCGTGGACCCGCTCCTCGTTGGCGATATCCACCAGCACCTGCTGGGCCAGGGTGTTGTCGGTCGACTCGGCGAGCTGCATGTAGAGCTGGATCGCCTCGTACTCGGCCGACACCATGAAGCGAATGGCGCGGACCAGCTCTTCGTGGGTGAGCATCCGGTCACTTTTCAGACCGCTGAATGGATGGCCAAAATCGGGCATCGGTACGTCCTCCTTGCAAATAAAAACGGGAAATTGTCGGCATGCTTTCACGTAGCCGCCATAAATTGTGGCGCATGGCGTCGGCTTGTCAAACCTGCGATGGGATTTTTTCTGGAAAAAAGGGGGGGGGGGGATCGGCGGGCGAGGCGGCGGTGCCCGGCGGCGTTCGACGAGAACCGCCGCCGGGCCATGGCGGAGAGGAATTGGGGCTATTCGAGGAT
This window encodes:
- a CDS encoding family 1 encapsulin nanocompartment shell protein → MNLLRRELAPITPKAWAEIDTMAREALAANLSARKFVDLDGPYGIAHPCVNLGRLQIPAEQKPGGVRYGVNQVLPLVETRVSFVVKQWELDNIERGAKDFQLDTLVEAARQMADFEEQAVYHGFGPAGIKGLQAEVPGPQLPLELEMDALVDAVSEGQARLLREGVEGGANLVVSPEVWKFLARSTPGGTLRSLLEMQLGGQVIYSNTVKGALLAAARGGDLELTVGQDFAIGYHHHTAEEIHLFMTESFTFRVVTPETLVGFEMKKKAKK
- a CDS encoding nucleotidyltransferase; this encodes MRAVGLITEYNPFHNGHLHHLQRSKSVADAEVAVAVMSGHFLQRGEPALVDKWVRTEMALAAGVDLVLELPFPFACNSAPYFAQGAVQALDALGGVESVCFGSESGELGTLEGCAQLLLDQEETLAGRTGELLRTGVGYPEARARASGELSPSPAIGDLLATPNNILGIEYLKALRATGSAIRPLTIPRIGAGYHDVEAVGEIASATGIRRMVDAGTPVEAFIPSTCRAPLLQALAEGRCLDTESLHRLLLARLFRGAESLRGLYQLEEGIETRLVEAAESSTGYDGLVGSARPRQFTRTRIQRLLAYLLNEVSAAQMADFLACGPLYLHLLGSSAKGREFLSANRKQFALPLVQNYSRVRAILKRHYGSRSQAFRVAEAMLELELRATRNYTLLMRRWPGGHRNRDFFEPVRFG